A stretch of Saccharomyces cerevisiae S288C chromosome IV, complete sequence DNA encodes these proteins:
- the DPB4 gene encoding DNA polymerase epsilon noncatalytic subunit (Subunit of DNA pol epsilon and of ISW2 chromatin accessibility complex; involved in both chromosomal DNA replication and inheritance of telomeric silencing; stabilizes the interaction of Pol epsilon with primer-template DNA, positively affecting the processivity of the polymerase and exonuclease activities of Pol epsilon; interacts with extranucleosomal DNA and acts as anchor point for ISW2 complex that retains its position on DNA during nucleosome mobilization), which translates to MPPKGWRKDAQGNYPTTSYIKEQENITIQDLLFPKSTIVNLAREVPQQSGKKLLINKDASLALQRGATVFVNHLLLFAREIAKSQDKKSCSVDDVLSALDHIGHSALKGPVRDKLDEYQAAVEQRKKEKLDSGEVDADGDIDMGEDKENVPVEKVKEHDEIEEQGDALQDVEESSEKKQKTESQDVETRVQNLEQT; encoded by the coding sequence ATGCCACCAAAAGGTTGGAGAAAAGACGCCCAAGGGAATTACCCCACTACTTCGTATATTAAAGAACAAGAGAACATTACGATTCAGGACCTGTTATTTCCTAAAAGCACTATTGTGAATTTGGCACGCGAAGTGCCACAGCAAAGCGGCAAAAAGCTGCTGATAAATAAAGACGCATCACTAGCGTTACAGCGTGGTGCTACAGTATTTGTTAACCACTTGCTCCTGTTTGCAAGGGAAATTGCAAAGAGTcaagataaaaaaagctgCAGTGTAGATGATGTTCTGAGTGCTTTGGACCATATAGGACACTCGGCATTGAAGGGTCCGGTTAGAGATAAACTAGATGAATACCAAGCTGCTGTTGAACAGaggaagaaggaaaaactAGATAGTGGTGAAGTAGATGCTGATGGCGATATAGATATGGGTGAAGATAAGGAGAATGTGCCCGTGGAAAAGGTTAAAGAGCATGACGAAATAGAAGAACAAGGCGATGCATTACAGGACGTAGAAGAGTCCTCCgaaaagaaacagaaaACGGAGAGCCAAGATGTAGAAACTAGAGTTCAAAACCTTGAGCAAACGTAA
- the KIN1 gene encoding serine/threonine protein kinase KIN1 (S/T protein kinase; regulates polarized exocytosis and the Ire1p-mediated unfolded protein response; regulates HAC1 mRNA translocation, splicing and translation with KIN2 during ER stress; direct phosphorylation of the substrate Sec9p (S190) is enhanced by prior substrate priming (S192); localizes to the cytoplasmic face of the plasma membrane; activation loop phosphorylation (T302) required for full kinase activity; orthologous to MARK/PAR-1, AMP-activated protein kinase (AMPK) family members): MDDYHVNTAFSMGRGNQQDDGNSESNSMHTQPSTMAPATLRMMGKSPQQQQQQNTPLMPPADIKYANNGNSHQAEQKERQVELEGKSRENAPKPNTTSQSRVSSSQGMPKQFHRKSLGDWEFVETVGAGSMGKVKLAKHRYTNEVCAVKIVNRATKAFLHKEQMLPPPKNEQDVLERQKKLEKEISRDKRTIREASLGQILYHPHICRLFEMCTLSNHFYMLFEYVSGGQLLDYIIQHGSIREHQARKFARGIASALIYLHANNIVHRDLKIENIMISDSSEIKIIDFGLSNIYDSRKQLHTFCGSLYFAAPELLKANPYTGPEVDVWSFGVVLFVLVCGKVPFDDENSSVLHEKIKQGKVEYPQHLSIEVISLLSKMLVVDPKRRATLKQVVEHHWMVRGFNGPPPSYLPKRVPLTIEMLDINVLKEMYRLEFIDDVEETRSVLVSIITDPTYVLLSRQYWTLAAKMNAESSDNGNAPNITESFEDPTRAYHPMISIYYLTSEMLDRKHAKIRNQQQRQSHENIEKLSEIPESVKQRDVEVNTTAMKSEPEATLATKDTSVPFTPKNSDGTEPPLHVLIPPRLAMPEQAHTSPTSRKSSDNQRREMEYALSPTPQGNDYQQFRVPSTTGDPSEKAKFGNIFRKLSQRRKKTIEQTSVNSNNSINKPVQKTHSRAVSDFVPGFAKPSYDSNYTMNEPVKTNDSRGGNKGDFPALPADAENMVEKQREKQIEEDIMKLHDINKQNNEVAKGSGREAYAAQKFEGSDDDENHPLPPLNVAKGRKLHPSARAKSVGHARRESLKYMRPPMPSSAYPQQELIDTGFLESSDDNKSDSLGNVTSQTNDSVSVHSVNAHINSPSVEKELTDEEILQEASRAPAGSMPSIDFPRSLFLKGFFSVQTTSSKPLPIVRYKIMFVLRKMNIEFKEVKGGFVCMQRFSSNNVAAKREGTPRSIMPLSHHESIRRQGSNKYSPSSPLTTNSIHQRKTSITETYGDDKHSGTSLENIHQQGDGSEGMTTTEKEPIKFEIHIVKVRIVGLAGVHFKKISGNTWLYKELASSILKELKL, translated from the coding sequence ATGGATGATTATCACGTAAATACTGCCTTCTCAATGGGCAGAGGTAACCAGCAGGATGATGGCAATAGTGAAAGCAACAGCATGCATACACAACCAAGCACTATGGCGCCCGCTACGCTGAGAATGATGGGAAAAAGTccacagcagcagcagcagcagaaCACACCGCTAATGCCCCCGGCGGATATCAAATACGCCAATAATGGTAACTCACATCAAGCAGAGCAAAAGGAGAGACAAGTAGAACTTGAAGGTAAATCGAGAGAGAATGCACCAAAGCCAAATACTACCAGCCAGAGTCGAGTTTCGTCTTCTCAGGGCATGCCTAAGCAGTTTCATCGAAAATCGTTAGGAGATTGGGAGTTTGTTGAAACAGTTGGTGCAGGTTCTATGGGTAAAGTGAAGCTGGCAAAACATCGTTACACTAATGAGGTTTGTGCAGTAAAAATTGTAAACCGTGCTACAAAGGCTTTCCTACATAAAGAACAAATGCTGCCACCACCCAAAAATGAACAAGATGTTTTGGAGAGACAGAAGAAATTAGAGAAGGAAATATCTAGGGACAAAAGAACTATTCGAGAAGCGTCCTTGGGACAAATCTTATATCATCCACACATATGTAGACTTTTTGAGATGTGCACGTTGTCAAATCATTTCTATATGTTGTTTGAATATGTTTCAGGTGGTCAGCTGTTAGACTATATCATCCAACATGGGTCAATACGAGAACACCAAGCGAGAAAGTTTGCTAGGGGTATCGCGAGCGCCTTAATATATTTGCATGCTAACAACATCGTCCATAGAGATTTGAAGATAGAAAATATAATGATTTCAGATTCCAGTGAAATCAAGATAATTGATTTTGgactttcaaatatttatgATTCTAGGAAGCAGCTTCATACATTCTGTGGCTCTCTGTATTTTGCCGCTCCCGAGCTGTTAAAAGCGAATCCTTATACAGGACCTGAAGTAGATGTCTGGTCATTTGGTGTAgttttatttgttttggtATGCGGTAAAGTGCCATTTGACGACGAAAATTCGAGCGTTTTACATGAAAAGATCAAGCAAGGTAAGGTTGAATATCCCCAACATTTATCTATCGAAGTAATATCACTGTTATCCAAAATGTTGGTAGTAGATCCGAAAAGAAGAGCCACACTTAAACAGGTTGTGGAGCACCACTGGATGGTAAGAGGGTTCAATGGTCCCCCTCCTTCTTACTTACCGAAAAGAGTTCCCCTAACTATCGAAATGCTTGATATAAATGTCTTAAAAGAAATGTACCGTTTAGAATTTATTGACGATGTAGAGGAAACAAGAAGTGTTTTGGTCAGTATAATCACAGATCCTACTTACGTTCTTCTCTCTAGACAATACTGGACTTTAGCGGCCAAAATGAACGCAGAATCCAGTGATAACGGAAACGCGCCAAACATAACAGAGAGTTTTGAAGACCCAACTCGGGCATATCATCCAATGATTTCCATATATTACTTGACTTCTGAGATGCTTGATAGGAAACATGCGAAAATTCGGAATCAACAACAGCGACAGAGCCACGAAAATATAGAAAAGCTTTCTGAAATACCGGAAAGTGTGAAGCAAAGGGACGTAGAGGTCAATACAACCGCTATGAAATCAGAGCCAGAAGCCACGTTGGCGACAAAAGATACCTCTGTGCCATTCACTCCAAAGAATAGCGATGGCACAGAGCCCCCCTTACATGTCTTAATTCCACCGAGGTTAGCAATGCCAGAACAAGCGCATACGTCACCAACGAGTAGAAAAAGTTCTGATAATCAACGCCGTGAAATGGAATATGCTCTCTCTCCAACTCCTCAGGGAAATGACTATCAACAATTTAGGGTACCTTCAACTACTGGCGATCCCTCAGAAAAGGCGAAGTTTGGGAATATATTTAGAAAATTATCACAGCGCCGTAAAAAGACCATTGAACAGACATCTGttaatagtaataatagtatCAATAAACCTGTGCAAAAGACGCATTCTCGCGCTGTTTCAGACTTTGTCCCTGGTTTTGCTAAACCGAGTTATGATTCAAATTATACCATGAATGAGCCTGTCAAGACAAACGATAGCAGAGGTGGCAATAAAGGTGACTTTCCAGCATTGCCTGCGGATGCAGAAAATATGGTAGAGAAGCAAAGGGAGAAgcaaattgaagaagatataaTGAAATTGCATGATATTAATAAACAGAATAATGAAGTTGCAAAAGGAAGCGGGCGGGAAGCTTACGCTGCACAGAAGTTTGAAGGAAGCGACGACGACGAGAATCATCCCTTACCACCTCTCAATGTTGCAAAAGGTCGAAAACTACATCCAAGCGCAAGAGCTAAATCAGTTGGTCATGCTCGTCGTGAATCACTCAAATATATGAGACCCCCAATGCCTTCATCTGCCTATCCTCAGCAAGAGCTTATAGATACTGGGTTCTTAGAATCAAGTGACGATAACAAATCCGATAGTTTGGGAAATGTTACTTCACAGACGAATGATAGCGTCAGCGTGCATTCTGTGAACGCACACATAAACTCGCCATCTGTGGAGAAGGAATTAACAGATGAAGAGATATTGCAGGAAGCTTCTAGAGCTCCAGCCGGTTCTATGCCATCCATCGATTTCCCCcgttctttatttttgaagggtttcttttctgttcAGACAACTTCATCGAAGCCTTTGCCAATTGTTAGATACAAGATTATGTTTGTTCTGAGGAAAATGAATATAGAGTTCAAGGAGGTTAAGGGTGGTTTTGTTTGTATGCAAAGGTTCTCTTCCAATAATGTGGCAGCGAAGAGAGAAGGGACTCCAAGATCGATCATGCCACTTTCGCACCACGAATCCATTAGACGTCAAGGCTCTAATAAATACTCACCTTCTTCTCCTTTGACAACTAATTCCATTCACCAGAGAAAAACATCTATTACCGAAACCTATGGAGATGATAAGCATTCGGGAACATCTTTGGAGAACATCCACCAACAAGGTGACGGTAGCGAAGGCATGACTACAACAGAAAAAGAGCCCATCAAATTCGAAATTCATATCGTCAAGGTTCGTATTGTTGGTTTAGCCGGTGTGCAttttaagaaaatttcTGGGAACACTTGGTTGTATAAAGAGCTGgcttctagtatattaaAAGAACTAAAGTTGTAA
- the INO2 gene encoding Ino2p (Transcription factor; component of the heteromeric Ino2p/Ino4p basic helix-loop-helix transcription activator that binds inositol/choline-responsive elements (ICREs), required for derepression of phospholipid biosynthetic genes in response to inositol depletion; involved in diauxic shift): protein MQQATGNELLGILDLDNDIDFETAYQMLSSNFDDQMSAHIHENTFSATSPPLLTHELGIIPNVATVQPSHVETIPADNQTHHAPLHTHAHYLNHNPHQPSMGFDQALGLKLSPSSSGLLSTNESNAIEQFLDNLISQDMMSSNASMNSESHLHIRSPKKQHRYTELNQRYPETHPHSNTGELPTNTADVPTEFTTREGPHQPIGNDHYNPPPFSVPEIRIPDSDIPANIEDDPVKVRKWKHVQMEKIRRINTKEAFERLIKSVRTPPKENGKRIPKHILLTCVMNDIKSIRSANEALQHILDDS from the coding sequence ATGCAACAAGCAACTGGGAACGAATTACTGGGTATCCTAGATCTGGATAACGATATAGACTTTGAAACTGCTTACCAAATGCTCAGCAGTAACTTCGACGACCAAATGTCTGCGCACATACATGAAAACACGTTTAGTGCAACTTCCCCTCCTCTGTTAACACACGAGCTCGGCATAATTCCTAACGTAGCAACCGTGCAACCCTCTCACGTAGAAACTATACCTGCCGATAACCAAACTCATCATGCTCCTTTGCATACTCATGCACACTATCTAAATCACAACCCTCATCAACCAAGCATGGGTTTTGATCAAGCGCTTGGTCTCAAGTTGTCTCCTTCCAGTTCGGGGTTGTTGAGCACGAATGAATCGAATGCCATTGAACAGTTTTTAGACAATCTAATATCACAGGATATGATGTCTTCCAACGCTTCCATGAACTCCGAATCACATCTACATATAAGATCACCAAAAAAGCAGCATAGGTATACCGAATTAAATCAAAGATATCCTGAAACACATCCACACAGTAACACAGGGGAGTTACCCACAAACACAGCAGATGTGCCAACTGAGTTCACCACGAGGGAAGGACCTCATCAGCCTATCGGCAATGACCACTACAACCCGCCACCGTTTTCAGTACCTGAGATACGAATCCCAGACTCTGATATTCCAGCCAATATCGAGGACGACCCTGTGAAGGTACGGAAATGGAAACACGTTCAAATGGAGAAGATACGAAGAATAAACACCAAAGAAGCCTTTGAAAGGCTCATTAAATCAGTAAGGACCCCACCGAAGGAAAACGGGAAAAGAATTCCCAAGCATATTCTTTTAACTTGTGTAATGAACGATATCAAGTCCATTAGAAGCGCAAATGAAGCACTACAGCACATACTGGATGATTCCTGA
- a CDS encoding uncharacterized protein (Mitochondrial hypothetical protein; null mutant show severe fragmentation of mitochondria; expression is strongly induced by alpha factor; may have role in maintenance of mitochondrial morphology), translated as MRIGMEELRRALALLNGQGYEFMVFIKEKDHLISESIPKNLFSESFISSSIEKNPPLTFDPLVNRKRITVYEENIQPAIMLPLDQPLLIQNYLYTAFKLLRQVPCKAIAKLWIKIIEPRKKTRFPYIKGNAGRPEWWPKDVEHKEPDHLQKADRLKLMCTIIMNVLPQSPFSLEILDELTGVTAAMTIFKKETVKKVIMKNVFEIAKCLCNKDFKQKTISLDDLNDLAQKQKKSYHSRRFDVNKMVKVEKDLLQQSSGSDSSPSMILPSKESDTEYFPREYPKDPVSEDYSNSISRLENLVEFDPLFLTKLDELTSSDDCKDFI; from the coding sequence ATGCGTATAGGTATGGAAGAGCTTAGAAGGGCGCTGGCGCTGCTAAATGGTCAAGGATATGAGTTTATGGTGTTcataaaggaaaaagacCATTTAATAAGTGAGTCAATTCCAAAAAACTTGTTCTCAGAGAGTTTTATATCAtcttcaattgaaaaaaaccCTCCACTCACGTTCGATCCATTGGTAAATAGGAAAAGAATAACTgtttatgaagaaaatatccaACCAGCGATCATGCTACCCTTAGATCAACCCCTACTAATACAGAATTATCTGTATACGGCTTTTAAATTATTAAGACAGGTCCCATGCAAGGCGATTGCTAAGTTGTGGATAAAAATTATTGAGCCAAGGAAGAAAACCAGGTTTCCATACATTAAAGGCAATGCTGGAAGGCCGGAATGGTGGCCAAAAGATGTAGAACATAAAGAGCCGGACCACCTCCAGAAAGCGGATCGACTGAAATTGATGTGCACGATAATTATGAATGTTCTACCGCAATCTCCCTTCAGCCTTGAGATTTTGGACGAGCTTACAGGAGTGACCGCCGCAATGACCATttttaagaaagaaactgtGAAGAAAGTAATCATGAAAAATGTTTTCGAAATTGCGAAATGCTTGTGCAACAAAGATTTCAAGCAGAAGACCATATCACTTGATGATTTAAATGACCTAGCccaaaaacagaaaaaatcatacCATAGTCGTCGATTTGATGTAAATAAAATGGTTAAGGTAGAAAAAGATTTGTTACAACAGTCAAGTGGAAGCGATTCTTCACCCTCGATGATCCTTCCTTCAAAAGAAAGTGACACAGAGTATTTCCCCAGGGAATATCCGAAAGACCCTGTATCGGAGGATTATTCGAATAGCATATCTCGATTAGAAAATTTAGTGGAATTTGATCCGTTATTCCTCACTAAATTGGATGAATTAACTAGTAGCGATGATTGTAAAGATtttatttga
- the ECM18 gene encoding alpha/beta hydrolase family protein (hypothetical protein; ECM18 has a paralog, ICT1, that arose from the whole genome duplication): MLLIKRYLMDPESLRRQIMNVYKCYMWKRAFHSNRSLLEVKRREKSLQRKILERILRPKEENAVKKSGFKLWSSHLNNPHKTYMRLEELQRRIMEEVHVEGIKKNDKLFNEINQWHFQNENTSTVRTPTLLIHGYAASSMSFFRNYPGLSKHIRNLYSIDMPASGLSSVPSLEINTTTPLPLDIKFIGENKFKVPYTINANHNKFVIQMYEDFYLDRIEQWRIDNKLGKMNVVGHSFGGYLSFKYAVKYPNSVNKLCLVSPLGVERNIWSVNNNFHSNTLYTIDFKNPNSKFYSKRNMIPKYLFEQQFHILRMMGPLGAKLCWNYIMAAYSRVPSLAYKEYIFELFYGKGGIPEVTTDIFKALFSRCILAKDPLMDSLQYLNVKKLLIVYGQYDWMNKKAGMFMVKELNNLKNCLEGASYLEIPSSGHNLFLDNPESFNQSIVSFLSDETKSP, encoded by the coding sequence ATGCTTTTAATAAAGAGGTACTTGATGGACCCTGAAAGTTTAAGGAGGCAGATAATGAATGTATATAAATGTTACATGTGGAAGAGAGCGTTCCACAGTAATAGAAGCCTACTGGAAGTTAAACGTCGTGAAAAGAGTCTCcagagaaaaattttggaaaggATTCTTAGACCCAAGGAGGAAAATGCTGTCAAAAAATCTGGATTCAAGCTATGGTCAAGCCATTTGAATAACCCACACAAAACTTATATGCGGCTGGAGGAATTACAGAGACGTATTATGGAAGAGGTACACGTTGAAGGTATTAAAAAGAATGATAAGTTATTCAACGAAATAAATCAATGGCATttccaaaatgaaaacacAAGTACTGTTCGAACACCAACATTGCTGATACATGGCTATGCCGCATCTTCAATGtcttttttcagaaattatCCAGGTCTGTCCAAGCACATCCGAAATTTATACTCAATTGACATGCCAGCGAGCGGATTGTCTTCAGTACCGTCTTTAGAGATCAATACAACAACACCTCTGCCGTTAGATATCAAATTTATTggagaaaataaatttaaGGTTCCATATACAATAAATGCAAATCACAATAAATTTGTGATTCAAATGTACGAAGATTTCTATCTCGACAGAATCGAGCAATGGCGCATTGATAACAAATTGGGCAAAATGAATGTTGTGGGGCATTCTTTTGGCGGATATTTATCTTTTAAATATGCTGTTAAATATCCAAACTCGGTAAACAAACTTTGCTTGGTATCCCCACTAGGAGTGGAAAGGAATATCTGGTCtgtaaataataatttcCACTCCAACACTCTTTATACTATCGATTttaaaaatccaaattcCAAGTTTTActccaaaagaaatatgATTCCAAAATACTTATTTGAACAACAATTTCACATTTTGAGAATGATGGGACCATTAGGAGCTAAGTTATGTTGGAATTACATAATGGCGGCATATAGCCGAGTCCCATCGTTGGCATACAAAGAGTACATATTTGAACTGTTTTACGGTAAGGGAGGTATACCGGAGGTTACGACAGATATTTTCAAAGCGTTATTTTCAAGATGTATCCTAGCAAAGGACCCCTTGATGGATTCTCTGCAATATTTAAATGTTaagaaattattgataGTATATGGGCAATATGATTGGATGAATAAAAAAGCCGGTATGTTCATGGTCAAAGAGTTGAACAATTTAAAGAACTGTCTAGAAGGAGCAAGTTATTTAGAAATACCTTCTTCCGGTCAcaatctttttttagataaCCCAGAATCATTCAACCAATCTATAGTGTCCTTCTTATCAGACGAAACTAAATCGCCTTGA
- the SWF1 gene encoding palmitoyltransferase SWF1 (Palmitoyltransferase that acts on transmembrane proteins; including the SNAREs Snc1p, Syn8p, Tlg1p and likely all SNAREs; contains an Asp-His-His-Cys-cysteine rich (DHHC-CRD) domain; may have a role in vacuole fusion): protein MSWNLLFVLLIGFVVLILLSPVFKSTWPFSTFYRNVFQPFLVDDQKYRWKLHLVPLFYTSIYLYLVYTYHMRVESTIKNELFLLERILIVPIIILPPVALGILAMVSRAEDSKDHKSGSTEEYPYDYLLYYPAIKCSTCRIVKPARSKHCSICNRCVLVADHHCIWINNCIGKGNYLQFYLFLISNIFSMCYAFLRLWYISLNSTSTLPRAVLTLTILCGCFTIICAIFTYLQLAIVKEGMTTNEQDKWYTIQEYMREGKLVRSLDDDCPSWFFKCTEQKDDAAEPLQDQHVTFYSTNAYDHKHYNLTHYITIKDASEIPNIYDKGTFLANLTDLI, encoded by the coding sequence ATGTCATGGAATCTACTATTTGTGCTGCTAATAGGATTCGTAGTTTTGATATTACTTTCGCCCGTCTTCAAGTCAACATGGCCATTTTCGACTTTCTATCGTAATGTGTTTCAGCCCTTCCTAGTGGATGACCAAAAATATCGTTGGAAGTTGCATTTAGTACCTCTTTTCTACACCTCTATTTACCTGTACCTAGTATATACATACCACATGAGAGTGGAGTCTACGATTAAGAATGAGCTATTCCTTTTAGAACGAATACTGATCGTGCCTATAATTATACTACCGCCGGTAGCATTAGGAATTCTAGCCATGGTAAGCAGAGCTGAGGATTCAAAGGATCATAAATCAGGCTCGACAGAGGAATATCCATATGATTACCTATTGTATTATCCTGCCATAAAGTGTTCGACATGCCGGATCGTCAAGCCTGCTAGATCCAAACATTGTAGCATTTGCAACCGATGCGTTCTCGTCGCCGACCATCATTGCATCTGGATAAATAACTGCATCGGAAAGGGAAACTACCTTCAATTCTACCTTTTCCTAATTTCCAACATATTCTCGATGTGCTACGCCTTTCTAAGGCTGTGGTACATTTCTTTAAATAGCACAAGTACGCTCCCTAGAGCTGTTCTGACTCTTACCATATTATGTGGATGCTTCACTATCATCTGCGCTATTTTCACGTATCTTCAATTGGCCATTGTAAAGGAGGGAATGACTACAAATGAGCAAGATAAATGGTATACCATTCAAGAGTATATGAGAGAAGGAAAACTGGTGAGATCATTGGATGATGATTGCCCATCttggtttttcaaatgcaCAGAACAAAAAGATGACGCTGCTGAACCACTCCAAGATCAACATGTTACGTTTTATAGCACGAATGCCTACGACCATAAGCACTACAACCTTACACACTACATCACGATTAAAGACGCGTCCGAAATTCCCAATATATATGACAAAGGTACCTTCCTGGCCAATCTCACAGATTTAATATAG